A segment of the Agromyces sp. H17E-10 genome:
GCACGACGACCAGTTCAAGCAGCTCCTCAACGCCGTGCGCCACGGCCGGGTGACGGCTGAGATGGCCGGCGTGCTCAACGGCGTCGGCGCGCGTCGCCCGCTGCCCGAGCAGGGGGCGATCACGCTCGCGACGACGAACAGCACCGTGAACCGCATCAACGCGACCGCGCTGCACCGGCTGCCCGGCACGTCGAAGGCGAACGAGGCCGAGGTGAACGGCGACTTCGGCGGACGCGCCTTCCCGGCCGACGAACGGCTCGAGCTCAAGGTCGGTGCGCAGGTGATGTTCCTGCGCAACGACACGGCGATCGGCCCCGAGGGCCAGCGCTGGGTGAACGGCACGATCGGCACGATCACCTCGCTCAAGCGCGAGGTGCGCGTCGACATCGACGGCGACGAGCACGAGGTCGAGCCCGTCACGTGGGAGAAGTACCGCTACAGCTGGGACCCGGTGCGCAAGAAGCTCGAGAAGGAGATCGTCGCCGAGTTCACGCAGTTCCCGCTGCGGCTCGCGTGGGCGGTGACGATCCACAAGTCGCAGGGCGCGAGCTACGACACCGCGATCGTCGACCTCGGGCCGCGAGTGTTCAGCCCGGGGCAGACCTACGTCGCCCTCAGCAGGCTGACGGCGCTCGACGGGCTCTACCTGCAGCGTCCGCTGCGGCCGAGCGACATCATCGTCGACCGCAACGTGGAGCGGTTCATGGCGGGCGCGGCTCGCGAGATCGGCGCGGGCGCTCGCTGATTCGGCCGCCGGGAACCTTTCGGGCCCGTGCGGACATATCTGTAGGAGGGGCGAGTCGCCGCCGCGAGGTGACGGCGCACCGCTCGCACGGCGCTCGTCGAACCGGGTGTCGCCGCCTACGCGGGTTACAATTTCTGCGGACACACGGCTTGAGGGGGCACGGTGGCTGACCGTACTGGGGGCAGACGGCGAGCGGCGCGGGCCGTCACCGCGGCGATCGTCGCGCTCGCCGCGGGCATCGCCCTGTCAGGCTGCACCGGCGGCTCCGTCGATCCGTCGAGCCGGTTCGAACCGGTCGACGCCCACTACGACGACGCGCTCGTCGAGAAGCTGCAAGCGACGCTCGACCAGGCCGTCGCGCTCAGCGGATCGAGCGGCGGGGTCGCCGGCGTCTGGGCGCCCTGGGCCGGCTCGTGGACGGGCGCCTCGGGCTCCGTCGACTTCAAGGAGAAGTCCCGGCCCGTCACCGTCGACACCGGTTTCCGACTCGCGACGGTGACGAGCGAGATCACCTGCACGATGCTCATGCGCCTCGCCGAGACCGGGACGGTCTCGCTCGACGACCCGGTCGACGAGTACGTCGACCGGGTTCCCGGGCTCGACGGAATCACCCTCGAGCAGCTCTGCCGCAACACCTCCGGCCTCGGCGACTACTATCCCGGCCTCGAGGCCCAGTTCGTCCAGAACCCCGAACGCGTCTGGTCGCCGAACGAACTGCTCGCAAGCGGTCTCGCGGTGCAGCGCACCGGCACGCCGGGCGACGACTACGCCTACTCCCGCACGGGGGTGCTGCTGTTGTCGCGGGCGCTCGAGGAGGCGACGGGGCGCACCTGGTCGCAACTCGCCGACCAGTACGTGTTCGAGCCGCTCGGCCTCGACGACACCGAACTGCCCGCACCCGACGACGGCGGGCACGCCGGCCTGCTCGGCGGGTACGCCTCCGAGACGAACGGCGGCACGGCGGACTGCGACTCCATCCACGACGACTCGTCGCAGTCGAGCTCGATGGGTGCGGCCGCCGCCGGCGCCGTCTCGAGTCTCGACGACACCCGGCGCCTGAGCGAGGCCTTCGCGACCGGGGCGCTCCTCGGTGAGCACAGCGCGCGCGAGCAGTGGACGACGGAGCCGGTCGGCGGCGATGCGCCCGCATGGTACGAGTACGGGCTCGGCGGCTTCGAGTACGGTCCGCTCCGCGGCACCGCGGGCGAGTCGGCCGGCGCACTGACCGCGGCGTTCACCGACCCCGAGTCGGGGCTCACGGTCGTGATCGCCCTCAACAACTCCACCTCGGGCGAGGAGTTCGTTCGCGAGGCCGCGTTCGCACTCGCCTCGGCCGGCTCGAAGGCGCAGGCATCGGGCGATCGCAAGCAGCCGCTCGTCGTGCTGCCCTGGTCGTACGACCAGGCGGTCGAGAAGATGACGAAGAGCGCGGCGTGCCCGCGGGCGACGAAGGGCGACGCGTAGGGGAGGGTTTCGAGACGCTTGCTGCGCTCGCTCCTCAACCTGCGTCGGAGGCGCTCGCTGCGCTCGCTCCTCGACCCGCCTCGACTCGAAACGCCTGCTCTCGACCCCGCTTGCTCTCGACCGGTGCGCCACGGAGGCGTATCGTCGGCCCCGAGGCATCCGTAACCGTCATGGGAGGTGGGGCTCATGTGTCGTTGGCTGGCCTACTCGGGAGAGCCGATCCAGCCCGCGCGGCTGATCCTCGACACCCAGAACTCGCTCGTCGCGCAGTCGCTGAACTCGCCACTCGGCGCCGAGACCGTCAACGGCGACGGCTTCGGCGTCGGCTGGTATCCCGAAGGTGCGACGGTCGGCACCGAGCCGTGGCTCTTCCACAGCATCGAGCCGGCCTGGCACGACGAGAACCTGCGCGAGATCACCCGCGCGATCGAGAGCCCGCTGTTCTTCGCGCACGTGCGGGCGGCGGCGGGACCGCCCATCCAGCAGACCAACTGCCATCCGTTCCGGCACGAGAACTGGCTCTTCATGCACAACGGCGGGCTCGGCGGCTTCGCGGGCGTGCGCCGCGACCTCATGCTCGCGATCGACGAGTCGTTCTTCCCACTGATTCGCGGAACGACCGACACGGAGGTGCTGTTCTACCTCGCGCTCACGCTGGGCCTGCGCGACGATCCGGTCGCCGGCATGACGAAGGCGATCCGGAAGGTCGAGGAGGTCGGACACGCGCACGGTGTCGAGTTCCCGATGCAGGGCACCGTCGCCGTCGCGGACGGCGCGGCGGTATGGGCGTTCCGCTATTCGAGCGCTGGCCGCACGCGCACCCTGTTCCACTCGGTCGACATGGCTTCGCTGCAGCAGATGTACCCCGACGCCCCGCAGTTGCAGGGTTTCGGGAAGACGGCGCGGGTCATCGTCTCGGAGCCGCTGACGGACATGCCGGGCGTCTTCGTCGAAGTGCCCGAGGCGACCGTCGCGATCCTCGACGGTGGGACGTACCGCCACGAGCCGTTCCTCGAGGGACCAGAGTAGGCGCGGATGCGCCGACCCCGGTCCCTCGAGGAACGGTCGAGCGTTGTCAGACGCTGGAGTTGCGGCCCGAGATCGCTCGAATCAACCAGGCGATCACGGCGATCGCCAAGAGGACGAGTCCGACCCAGAGCAGGAAGTTCAGCGACTGCACCAAGCCGCCGGTGATGGCGAGGATGATGGCGATGACGACGATGACGATCAGCAGGATGTTCATCGGGTGAATCCCTCCTTCGGGAGTGTCAGGGCCGATGGTCGGCCCCCGGTCGGTCGGTCCCGGTCGGGCGGGTCACGACTCTTCCACGGTAGGGACGGCGGCGTTCGGGCTTCAAGGGGTTGACTTCCCGCAACGGGATCGAGAGTGTTCGCGCGGGCCACCGGCGCACGCGGGCACGTACCACAGTCGATGCGGCATCGGCGCCGCTCACGACCGCAGGCTGTCAAGCCCTCGCGCCTGCACCGGGGCGCCGGGACGATTGAGTCATGGGATCGCTCTGGCGGGACGGTGTCGAGGCGGGCGCCGTCGACGACCTGCCTCGAGAGCGCGACTGCGACGTGCTCGTCGTCGGGGCCGGCCTCGTCGGGCTGACGGTCGCCGTGCAGCTGGCGCACGCCGGTCGCCGGGTCGTGGTGCTCGATGCCGCCGAGCCGGGCTCGCTCACGACCGGCGGCTCGACCGGCAAGGTCACCCTGCTGCAGGGCGCTCGGCTCTCGACGGTGCGGGAGCGCAACTCGATCGAGGTCGCGGCCGCGTACCTCGAGGCGTGCCGCAACGGCGCGGCATGGCTCCGCGCCCTGCTCTCAGGCCACGACGAGGGCTACGAGGAGGCGACCGCCTACAGCTTCGCCACGACTGCGGCGGGCGCCGAGCAGCTGGCGGCCGAGCACGACGTCGCGCGCGAGCTCGGTCTCGGGGTGCGCTGGGGCGACCCGGCCGAGTGCCCGGTCGAGGCGCGCAGCGTGCTCGCGCTCGATGACCAGTTCATGCTCGACCCGATGGTGCTCGTGCGCCGGCTCGTGACGATCGCCCGGGTCGCCCGCATCCCCGTGGTCGCCGGATGCCGCGTGCTCGACGTGCGGTCGTCGGGCTCGGGACACGAGGTCGAGACCGAGCGGGGCGTGCTGCGCGCCGACGAGCTCGTGCTCGCGACCGGCACCCCGATCGTCGATCGGGGGCTCACCTTCGCACGCACGACGCCCTCCCGGTCGCACGTCGCGGCGTTCGCGACCGGCAGCCGTCGGCTCGCCGGCATGCACCTCACGGTCGACGGACCGACGCGATCGTTGCGGCCGGCACGTCGGGGCGGCGTGGAATACCTCGTCGTCGCCGGCAACGACGACCTGGTCGGTCATGCGGCATCGACCGCGGAGCGGGCGCGGGAGCTGCATCGGTGGGTGGGTGACCGCTTCCCCGGGGCGCGCCTCACCCACCACTGGGCGGCCCAGGACTACGACTCGCTCGACGGGGCGCCCGATGTCGACCGGCTCGGCAGCGATGGCCCGTGGTTCGCGAGCGGGTTCGGCAAGTGGGGGCTCGCGGCCGGGGCCGCCGCCGGCATCGCCATCGCCCAGGGCCTCGGCGGTGACCTGCCCGACTGGGCGGCGCGGCTCTACGACCGACCGGTCACGGCGTCGGATGCCGGAGCCGTCGTGGCGCGGAACGCCGACGCGGTCGGGCGGTTGCTCGGCGGCGTCGTCCGAGCGATCTCGGGCTCCCACGACGGGCCGGCGGCCGAGGGCGAGGGACGGGTCGAGCGGGGCGTGCCGCCGATCGCCGAGAGCACCGTCGACGGCGTGACCCGCCGAGTCTCGGCCGTGTGCACCCATCTCGGCGGAATCGTGGCCTGGAACGACGAGGAATGCACGTGGGACTGCCCGCTGCACGGCAGCCGGTTCGCCGCTGACGGACGCCGTCTCGAGGGGCCCGGGCGTACCGACCTCGCGCCGGACGCATGAGCACGCGCGGGCGAGCGCGCGTGAGCGCGCGCCCGTTTCGGCACATCGCTCCGAGGCTGTCAATCCCTTGAGGGGTCATCGGCCCGGTGCGAGCGTGGAAGCAGGTGCCGAGCCAGGCACCGGCGCCGATCGGGCGCCCCTCGTTGCCGGCTCGGCATCGGGGACTCGATACACAGGGGTGATCACGATGGGAATCGGAGACAAGGCCAAGCATCAGGCCGAAGAGGCCGGCGCGAAGATCAAGCAGGGCGTCGGCAAGGTGACGGGCAACGAGGAGATGGAGGCCGAGGGCCACGTCGACGAGGCCAAGGCCGACATGAAGCAGGCCGGCGACGAGGTGAAGGACGCGGGCGAACGCGCCAAGGACGTCTTCACGGATCGCGACTGAGGGCCGCGTCATGGTCAAGCAGAGCCTCGAGAGCCCCGGCGACCTGCTGCACTTCCAGCTGCGCACGGCGATGACGATGGAGAACGACTCCCTCGCGGCGCTGGGCGAACTCGCCGGTGCGGTGAAGAGCGCGGAGATCAAGAAGCTCTTCCGCCATCACGCCGACGAGACGCGCGAGCAGATCGCCAACCTCCAGCAGGTGTTCCGGCTGCTCGAACTGCGCGAATCGACCGCGCCGTCGCCGAGCACGAAGGGCATCAGCCGCCAGGCCGCCTCGCTGCTCGAGCGGAGCGCGCCGAAGCTGCGCGATCAGGCCGCGCTCGCGAGCGCACTCGGCAACGAGCACTACGAGATCTCCGCGTACGAGTCGCTGATCGTGCCGGTGACCGCGATGGGCGCCACCGATGCGGCCGCTCTGCTGCAGGCGAACCTCGACCAGGAGTCGCACACGAGCGAGGAGATCCGCACGAAGTTGCAGTCGATCGCGGGGTGATGCACGACGAGAAGGGGGCGCACCGAACGGTGCGCCCCCTTCGTCGCGCGGCTCACTCGCCGCCTTCGCGCGCCTTCGCGACGAGCGACGCCTGGTAGCGGTCGGCGTACGTCGGCGTGTCCTTCACGAGGTCGTCGGCGAACGCGGCGACGTCGTCGCCGATGAGCTCGATGACGCCGACGCCCTTCGCCGCGCCGTCCTCGAAGAAGTCGACGATGCCCGAGAGCAGGGTGCCGTCCTCGAGGCCGACGGGGCCGATCTTGAAGTAGTACTTCTGGATCTCGCCGTAGACCACCTGGTAGTCCTTCGGCAGGGTCCGGACCCGAGCCTGGTGGGCGCGCCACTCGCGCTTGCCCTCGATGATGTCGTGGATTCCCATGTCAGCCTCCCAGCCGTGCGAGCTTCTTCGCGACGTTGCGGTTGAGCTGCTCGCGCCACTTGTCGCGGAAGCCCTTGGCCCCCTCGCCGCCGGCCAGCGCCTGGCAGAACCCGGGGATGTCGTCGCCGAGCACCTCGTCGATGCCCTGTCCTTCTGCGGCCGTCTCCTCGAGGAGTCCGAGGACCCCGTCGAGGATCGGCATCAGGTTGCGGCCCGTGAAGTCGGCGTAGCCCCAGAGCTGGAGCTTGATCTCCTCGAAGGCCGCCCGGTAGTCGGCCGGCAGGGCCTCGGCTCGGGCGTCGAACGCCGTGAGCTCCCTGCGGAGGTCGTTGCCGGTGATGGTGTCCCAGAAATTCATGTCTCTCCTCCTCGATGCGTGAGACGGCGGGATGCCGCGGCGCAGTCGCCGCGGCATCCGGTTCAGCTGAGCTTGCGGCGGTAGGCCGCGAGCGCCCCGATGTAGCCGATCGCGATGATGCCGACGAGCCAGGCGAGCGCGACCCAGATGTCGCTGCCGACGGGCTGGCCGCTGAACAGCGCGCGGGTGGTGTCGACGATCGAGGTGACGGGCTGGTTCTCGGCGAACCAGGCCACGGGGCCCGGCATCGAGTCGGTCGGCACGAACGCCGAGCTGATGAACGGCAGGAAGATCAGCGGGTAGGCGAAGGCGCTCGCGCCGTCGACCGTCTTCGCCGAGAGTCCCGCGATCACCGCGAGCCAGGTCAGGGCCAGCGTGAACAGCACCAGGATGCCGATGACCGCGAGCCACGCCCACAGGTCGGCTCCCGTGCGGAAGCCCATGATGAGCGCGACGCCGGTGACGATCGCGATCGAGACCAGGTTCGAGACGAGCGAGGTCAGCACGTGCCCCCAGAGCACGCTCGACCGGGCGATCGGCATCGACTGGAAGCGGTCGAAGATGCCGCCCTGCAGGTCGAGGAACAGCCGGTACGAGGTGTACGCGACGCCCGACGCGATCGTGATGAGCAGGATGCCGGGCAGCATGTAGTCGATGTACGACTCGTTCGACCCGGTGTTGATCGCTCCGCCGAGCACGTACACGAACAGCAGCATGAGGGCGATCGGGGTGACCGCGGTCGTGATGATCGTGTCAGGGCTGCGGAGGATGTGGCGCAGCGAGCGGCCCGTGAGCACGGCCGTGTCGCTGATGGCGTGGGTGGTCATCGTGTTGCCTCCTTCTGGGTTTCGGCGGCGTCTCCCTGCTCGTCGCCCGTCTCGCCGACGAGGGCGAGGAAGACGTCTTCGAGGGAGGGCTGCTTCTCGACGTACTCGACCTTGGCCGCGGGCAGCAGCCGCTTCAGCTCGTCGAGCGTGCCGTTCTGGATGATGGTGCCGCGGTGCAGGATCGCGATGCGGTCGGCGAGCTGCTCGGCCTCGTCGAGGTACTGGGTCGTGAGGAGCACCGTGGTGCCCCCGTCGGCCAGCTGCTTGACGGTCTGCCACACCTCGATGCGGGCCTGCGGGTCGAGGCCGGTCGTCGGCTCGTCGAGGAAGATGATCGACGGGCTGCCGATCAGGCTCATCGCGATGTCGAGCCGGCGGCGCATGCCGCCCGAGTAGGTGCCGGCCTTGCGGCCGCCGGCCTCGGTGAGCGAGAACCGGGCGAGCAGGTCGTCGGCGATCTTGCCGGGATGCTTCTGGTGGCGCAGCTTCGCGACGAGCACGAGGTTCTCACGGCCCGTGAGCACCTCGTCGACCGCGGCGAACTGCCCGGTCAGGCTGATCGCCTCGCGCACGCCCGGCGCGTCGGTTGCGACATCCTGCCCGCCGACCGTCGCGGAGCCCGCGTCGGCCTTCAGCAGGGTGGAGAGGATGCGCACGAGGGTGGTCTTGCCCGCGCCGTTCGAACCGAGCAGGGCGAAGATCGAGCCCCGGGCGACGTCGAAGTCGACGCCCCGCAGCACGTGCAGGTCTTTGAACGACTTCTCGATGCCCTGCACCCGGATGGCGGGTTCGGTGACGGTGGTCATGACTGCTCCTTCTTCGCGTCGTCGATCGCCTGGTTGAGGCGAGCGCGCTCCTTGTCGATCCACCGCTTGCCGCCGTACGCCTGGGCGAACGACTCGGTGAACTCGACGGGGTCGTCGCCGATGATGTCGGCGACCGGGGTGCCGTCGATCGCGGCCCGCTCGAACAGGTCGGCGAGGTCGGCGATCATCTGCACCATGGTGTCGCCGTCGGTGACGTCACCCGAGTACAGGAGGTACCGGTGCACGGCTCCTGCCGCTTCGGCGTAGGGGGCGGGAAGGCCGTCGATGCGCGCCTTCGCCTGCTTGTACTGCTTCTTCTGCTCGAGCGAGCCCGTGAGGGCTTCGATCCACTTGGCAGCCATGGTCACTGCTCCTTCTCGATGTCGGTGATGTCGTTCGTGTCGGTGATGTCGCTGCGGAGCTGTTCGATGCGTTCTGCGAGGAAGCTCCAGGTCCCCCAGAATTCGGCGAGCTCGCCGCGGCCCTGCTCGTTGAGCGTGAAGACCTTGCGCGGCGGGCCCTTCTCGGAGGGCACCTTCTCGACGTCGACGAGCCCGCGCTGCTCGACCCGCACGAGGAGGGCGTAGATCGTGCCCTCGGCGATGTCGGTGAAGCCGTGCTCGCGCAGTCGCGCCGTGATCTCGTAGCCGTAGGCCGGAGCCGTGGCGAGGATCGCGAGGACGATGCCCTCGAGCGTGCCCTTGAGCATCTCGGTCATCTGCTTGCCCATCAGGCCACCCCCTTCTTGCTATTCAGTGTTGCTGGTAATCAGTCTTGCTAGGTACCACTAGAAAGT
Coding sequences within it:
- a CDS encoding ATP-dependent DNA helicase — translated: MQNVTLSREQAAVFQAIEDTREHVFVTGRAGTGKSTLLNHLNWHTKKQIVICAPTGVAALNVGGQTIHSLFRLPIGVIADHDIDQNDTVRKILNAMDTLVVDEVSMVNADLMDAMDRSLRQARQRPLEPFGGAQVVLFGDPYQLAPVPGDAEERAYFADTYDSMWFFDAKVWREADLKIFELGEIHRQHDDQFKQLLNAVRHGRVTAEMAGVLNGVGARRPLPEQGAITLATTNSTVNRINATALHRLPGTSKANEAEVNGDFGGRAFPADERLELKVGAQVMFLRNDTAIGPEGQRWVNGTIGTITSLKREVRVDIDGDEHEVEPVTWEKYRYSWDPVRKKLEKEIVAEFTQFPLRLAWAVTIHKSQGASYDTAIVDLGPRVFSPGQTYVALSRLTALDGLYLQRPLRPSDIIVDRNVERFMAGAAREIGAGAR
- a CDS encoding serine hydrolase domain-containing protein; the encoded protein is MADRTGGRRRAARAVTAAIVALAAGIALSGCTGGSVDPSSRFEPVDAHYDDALVEKLQATLDQAVALSGSSGGVAGVWAPWAGSWTGASGSVDFKEKSRPVTVDTGFRLATVTSEITCTMLMRLAETGTVSLDDPVDEYVDRVPGLDGITLEQLCRNTSGLGDYYPGLEAQFVQNPERVWSPNELLASGLAVQRTGTPGDDYAYSRTGVLLLSRALEEATGRTWSQLADQYVFEPLGLDDTELPAPDDGGHAGLLGGYASETNGGTADCDSIHDDSSQSSSMGAAAAGAVSSLDDTRRLSEAFATGALLGEHSAREQWTTEPVGGDAPAWYEYGLGGFEYGPLRGTAGESAGALTAAFTDPESGLTVVIALNNSTSGEEFVREAAFALASAGSKAQASGDRKQPLVVLPWSYDQAVEKMTKSAACPRATKGDA
- a CDS encoding class II glutamine amidotransferase — translated: MCRWLAYSGEPIQPARLILDTQNSLVAQSLNSPLGAETVNGDGFGVGWYPEGATVGTEPWLFHSIEPAWHDENLREITRAIESPLFFAHVRAAAGPPIQQTNCHPFRHENWLFMHNGGLGGFAGVRRDLMLAIDESFFPLIRGTTDTEVLFYLALTLGLRDDPVAGMTKAIRKVEEVGHAHGVEFPMQGTVAVADGAAVWAFRYSSAGRTRTLFHSVDMASLQQMYPDAPQLQGFGKTARVIVSEPLTDMPGVFVEVPEATVAILDGGTYRHEPFLEGPE
- a CDS encoding FAD-dependent oxidoreductase — protein: MGSLWRDGVEAGAVDDLPRERDCDVLVVGAGLVGLTVAVQLAHAGRRVVVLDAAEPGSLTTGGSTGKVTLLQGARLSTVRERNSIEVAAAYLEACRNGAAWLRALLSGHDEGYEEATAYSFATTAAGAEQLAAEHDVARELGLGVRWGDPAECPVEARSVLALDDQFMLDPMVLVRRLVTIARVARIPVVAGCRVLDVRSSGSGHEVETERGVLRADELVLATGTPIVDRGLTFARTTPSRSHVAAFATGSRRLAGMHLTVDGPTRSLRPARRGGVEYLVVAGNDDLVGHAASTAERARELHRWVGDRFPGARLTHHWAAQDYDSLDGAPDVDRLGSDGPWFASGFGKWGLAAGAAAGIAIAQGLGGDLPDWAARLYDRPVTASDAGAVVARNADAVGRLLGGVVRAISGSHDGPAAEGEGRVERGVPPIAESTVDGVTRRVSAVCTHLGGIVAWNDEECTWDCPLHGSRFAADGRRLEGPGRTDLAPDA
- a CDS encoding CsbD family protein, which codes for MGIGDKAKHQAEEAGAKIKQGVGKVTGNEEMEAEGHVDEAKADMKQAGDEVKDAGERAKDVFTDRD
- a CDS encoding YciE/YciF ferroxidase family protein; the encoded protein is MVKQSLESPGDLLHFQLRTAMTMENDSLAALGELAGAVKSAEIKKLFRHHADETREQIANLQQVFRLLELRESTAPSPSTKGISRQAASLLERSAPKLRDQAALASALGNEHYEISAYESLIVPVTAMGATDAAALLQANLDQESHTSEEIRTKLQSIAG
- a CDS encoding DUF1048 domain-containing protein, which encodes MGIHDIIEGKREWRAHQARVRTLPKDYQVVYGEIQKYYFKIGPVGLEDGTLLSGIVDFFEDGAAKGVGVIELIGDDVAAFADDLVKDTPTYADRYQASLVAKAREGGE
- a CDS encoding DUF1048 domain-containing protein; amino-acid sequence: MNFWDTITGNDLRRELTAFDARAEALPADYRAAFEEIKLQLWGYADFTGRNLMPILDGVLGLLEETAAEGQGIDEVLGDDIPGFCQALAGGEGAKGFRDKWREQLNRNVAKKLARLGG
- a CDS encoding ABC transporter permease; this translates as MTTHAISDTAVLTGRSLRHILRSPDTIITTAVTPIALMLLFVYVLGGAINTGSNESYIDYMLPGILLITIASGVAYTSYRLFLDLQGGIFDRFQSMPIARSSVLWGHVLTSLVSNLVSIAIVTGVALIMGFRTGADLWAWLAVIGILVLFTLALTWLAVIAGLSAKTVDGASAFAYPLIFLPFISSAFVPTDSMPGPVAWFAENQPVTSIVDTTRALFSGQPVGSDIWVALAWLVGIIAIGYIGALAAYRRKLS
- a CDS encoding ABC transporter ATP-binding protein is translated as MTTVTEPAIRVQGIEKSFKDLHVLRGVDFDVARGSIFALLGSNGAGKTTLVRILSTLLKADAGSATVGGQDVATDAPGVREAISLTGQFAAVDEVLTGRENLVLVAKLRHQKHPGKIADDLLARFSLTEAGGRKAGTYSGGMRRRLDIAMSLIGSPSIIFLDEPTTGLDPQARIEVWQTVKQLADGGTTVLLTTQYLDEAEQLADRIAILHRGTIIQNGTLDELKRLLPAAKVEYVEKQPSLEDVFLALVGETGDEQGDAAETQKEATR
- a CDS encoding DUF1048 domain-containing protein; the encoded protein is MAAKWIEALTGSLEQKKQYKQAKARIDGLPAPYAEAAGAVHRYLLYSGDVTDGDTMVQMIADLADLFERAAIDGTPVADIIGDDPVEFTESFAQAYGGKRWIDKERARLNQAIDDAKKEQS
- a CDS encoding PadR family transcriptional regulator, encoding MGKQMTEMLKGTLEGIVLAILATAPAYGYEITARLREHGFTDIAEGTIYALLVRVEQRGLVDVEKVPSEKGPPRKVFTLNEQGRGELAEFWGTWSFLAERIEQLRSDITDTNDITDIEKEQ